One Geminocystis sp. M7585_C2015_104 DNA window includes the following coding sequences:
- a CDS encoding MlaE family lipid ABC transporter permease subunit, producing the protein MSQLAARLVNGLFLAGQILVHILQGKIHRHNLFEQMAFVGPSSLIISLITAAFVGMVFTIQVAREFIYFGATTAVGGVLAIALSRELAPVLTAVVVAGRVGSAFAAEIGTMRVTEQIDALQMLKTDPVDYLVTPRVVACSLMLPILTIFALLMGMAGGLFIASTIYDISRTLFLESIKNFLQPWDLIAALIKSAVFGALIAVIGCNWGLTTTGGAKGVGQSTTAAVVISLLAIFIANFFLSWLMFQGTGTVILE; encoded by the coding sequence ATGAGTCAATTAGCGGCACGTTTGGTTAATGGCTTATTTTTGGCCGGACAGATTCTGGTTCATATTCTTCAAGGCAAGATTCACCGCCACAACCTCTTTGAACAAATGGCCTTTGTGGGACCCTCCTCTCTTATAATATCTTTGATTACGGCTGCCTTTGTAGGAATGGTCTTCACGATTCAGGTGGCAAGGGAGTTTATTTATTTTGGCGCCACCACAGCAGTGGGAGGAGTCTTGGCTATAGCCTTATCCAGAGAATTGGCCCCTGTGTTGACAGCGGTGGTAGTGGCGGGAAGGGTTGGTAGTGCCTTTGCCGCGGAAATTGGTACTATGCGAGTAACAGAACAAATAGACGCTCTTCAGATGTTAAAGACAGATCCAGTAGACTATCTAGTGACACCAAGGGTGGTGGCTTGTAGCCTAATGTTGCCCATATTGACCATTTTTGCCCTACTGATGGGAATGGCGGGGGGCCTCTTCATTGCCAGTACTATTTATGACATTTCCCGTACCCTTTTCCTAGAATCCATTAAAAACTTTTTACAACCCTGGGATTTAATTGCCGCCCTTATCAAATCTGCCGTTTTTGGGGCACTCATTGCTGTTATCGGCTGCAATTGGGGACTTACCACCACTGGTGGCGCCAAAGGAGTAGGACAGTCCACCACCGCCGCAGTTGTTATTTCCCTCCTTGCTATCTTCATCGCCAATTTTTTCCTCTCCTGGTTGATGTTTCAGGGCACTGGCACCGTCATTCTCGAATAG
- a CDS encoding NAD(P)/FAD-dependent oxidoreductase: MNKRFNVVVVGGGAAGFFAAINCATHHRELSIAILEAAKQPLGKVKISGGGRCNVTHYCFNPRELAGYYPRGGKELIGAFSRFQPRDTIQWFESRGVQLKTEADGRVFPVTDDSQTIIDCLVTTARQLGVKIYTQTPVVDIRRGGGGFEIVTKGETIFAERVLIATGSSPLGYKWASNLGHRIEKPIPSLFTFRISDRRLADLAGITCENVTLTLRVREGRHKKLETSGALLITHWGISGPATLKLSAWGARILHDANYCLPLTINWLPSWDEEGVRRRLYECKQTIPRQKVTNYHGFPLARRLWQSLALHILTKEDKTWAEITRREMELLTKELLRGEYHIEGRGVFKEEFVTCGGVSLKEVDFRTMMSKICPNLFFAGEILDIDGLTGGFNLQNAWTTGWIAGLGLAARRLL; this comes from the coding sequence ATGAATAAGAGATTTAATGTGGTAGTGGTGGGGGGAGGCGCGGCTGGTTTTTTTGCAGCCATCAATTGTGCAACTCACCATAGGGAATTATCCATTGCCATCCTAGAGGCAGCTAAACAACCCCTTGGGAAAGTAAAAATCTCTGGTGGTGGCAGATGCAATGTTACCCATTACTGTTTTAATCCTCGGGAATTGGCAGGTTATTATCCTAGAGGTGGCAAGGAGTTAATAGGTGCTTTTTCTCGTTTCCAACCCAGGGATACCATCCAGTGGTTTGAGTCAAGGGGGGTGCAATTGAAAACGGAGGCGGATGGGAGGGTGTTTCCGGTTACAGACGATTCCCAAACCATTATTGACTGTTTGGTAACGACGGCGAGGCAGTTAGGCGTTAAAATTTACACTCAAACTCCTGTGGTTGACATTCGCAGGGGAGGAGGGGGATTTGAGATAGTGACGAAGGGGGAAACTATTTTTGCGGAGAGGGTGTTAATTGCCACTGGCAGTAGTCCGTTAGGTTACAAGTGGGCTAGTAATTTGGGGCATAGGATTGAGAAGCCAATCCCTTCTCTTTTCACCTTTAGGATTTCAGACAGGCGTTTGGCTGACTTGGCGGGTATTACCTGCGAAAATGTAACTCTCACATTAAGGGTGAGGGAGGGGAGACACAAAAAACTGGAGACTAGTGGTGCCCTTTTGATTACCCACTGGGGCATTAGTGGGCCTGCCACCTTGAAATTGTCTGCCTGGGGGGCTAGAATTCTCCATGATGCCAATTATTGTCTCCCCCTGACTATTAACTGGTTGCCTTCTTGGGATGAAGAGGGAGTAAGAAGAAGGTTGTATGAGTGTAAACAGACAATACCACGCCAGAAGGTAACTAACTATCATGGCTTCCCCTTGGCAAGGAGGCTTTGGCAGAGTTTGGCCCTTCACATTCTCACCAAGGAGGATAAGACTTGGGCGGAAATTACCAGGAGGGAAATGGAGTTACTTACAAAGGAATTGCTTAGAGGCGAGTATCATATTGAGGGGAGGGGAGTTTTTAAGGAGGAATTTGTCACCTGTGGCGGCGTTAGTCTCAAAGAGGTGGATTTTCGCACTATGATGAGCAAAATCTGTCCTAATTTGTTTTTTGCCGGTGAAATCTTGGACATTGATGGCCTAACTGGCGGATTTAATCTTCAAAATGCTTGGACTACCGGCTGGATTGCTGGTTTGGGGTTGGCGGCTAGGCGTTTGTTATAA
- the recJ gene encoding single-stranded-DNA-specific exonuclease RecJ: MSSRLPRQRWHFPQPNPQLVREISRNCGISPIMAQVIVNRGVTDLSSAHYYINPEQAQLPHPLQEFPHLSHCIDIVKQAIAKGEKIGICGDYDADGMTSTALLIRTLRHLGGIVDYAIPSRMKDGYGINERLVNEFHQQGFSLIITVDNGISAHPAIERAKELGLKVIITDHHDLPPTLPPADAILNPKLLPETSPYHCLAGVGVAYIFAISLAQSFGPLNGLTKGLLELYTIGTIADLVPLNGVNRRWLKRGLKLLANPDILGIRALSKCAGINESKTLLNTDDIGFILGPRINAIGRLDDPQIVIELLTTEEEEVAMEMAKKCEYTNRRRQEMCNVIEEEAVAIIERKPFLWQENRVIFLVNKKWHHGVIGIVASRLVERYGVPVFLATYEDEKGDYIRGSARGIEEYNVFSALQYCDDLLEKYGGHKAAGGFTFSSKKLELFHQRLIEFSLANIKPEHTKPLIKIDAQISLYQANLQLLREIESLYPWGVENKHPIFCSKKVKIKQQRITKDGQHLQLIVADETGEKKAIAWRWHPYFPLPPEVDIAYRIKEDEWQGNNSIQLELVGVRLPS, from the coding sequence ATGTCTTCTCGTTTGCCTAGACAAAGATGGCATTTCCCCCAACCCAATCCCCAACTGGTGAGGGAAATTAGCCGCAACTGCGGTATCTCCCCCATAATGGCACAGGTAATCGTCAATCGGGGAGTTACTGACCTTTCATCCGCCCATTATTATATTAACCCGGAACAGGCTCAACTCCCCCATCCTTTGCAAGAATTCCCCCATCTATCCCACTGTATCGACATTGTTAAACAAGCCATCGCCAAGGGGGAAAAAATTGGCATCTGTGGCGACTATGATGCCGATGGTATGACAAGTACAGCCTTACTTATTAGAACTCTAAGACATTTAGGGGGTATTGTAGACTATGCTATCCCCAGTCGCATGAAAGACGGTTATGGTATTAACGAGCGTCTTGTCAACGAGTTTCACCAGCAGGGCTTTAGTCTAATTATAACTGTTGACAATGGTATTTCAGCCCATCCTGCCATTGAAAGGGCAAAGGAGTTAGGCCTAAAGGTTATTATTACAGATCATCACGACTTGCCACCCACTCTACCCCCCGCCGATGCCATCCTTAACCCCAAGTTGTTACCTGAAACTTCCCCCTATCATTGTTTGGCGGGAGTGGGAGTAGCCTATATTTTTGCCATCTCCTTGGCCCAGTCCTTTGGACCACTTAACGGTCTGACTAAGGGGCTTTTAGAATTATATACCATCGGCACCATTGCTGACCTTGTACCCCTTAATGGTGTCAATCGTCGCTGGTTAAAAAGAGGACTTAAATTATTAGCAAATCCCGATATTTTAGGAATTCGTGCTCTTAGTAAATGTGCCGGTATTAATGAGAGTAAAACTCTACTAAACACTGATGATATCGGCTTCATTTTGGGCCCTAGGATAAACGCCATTGGCCGTTTGGATGATCCTCAAATTGTCATAGAATTACTCACCACCGAAGAGGAAGAAGTAGCGATGGAAATGGCTAAAAAATGCGAGTACACTAATAGAAGGCGCCAAGAAATGTGCAATGTAATTGAAGAGGAAGCAGTGGCTATTATCGAAAGAAAACCGTTTCTGTGGCAAGAAAACAGGGTGATATTTTTGGTTAATAAAAAATGGCATCATGGAGTAATTGGGATTGTGGCTTCCCGTTTAGTGGAACGTTATGGGGTGCCCGTATTTTTGGCTACCTACGAAGACGAAAAGGGTGATTATATAAGAGGATCAGCCCGAGGTATAGAAGAATACAATGTCTTTTCCGCCCTCCAATACTGTGATGATTTATTGGAAAAATATGGGGGACACAAAGCGGCGGGCGGGTTCACTTTTTCTAGCAAAAAATTAGAACTTTTTCATCAGCGTTTGATAGAATTCTCTCTTGCCAATATAAAACCAGAACATACCAAGCCCCTAATAAAAATTGACGCCCAAATTAGTTTGTACCAGGCCAATTTACAACTCTTGAGGGAAATAGAAAGTCTCTATCCCTGGGGGGTGGAAAACAAACATCCAATTTTCTGTAGCAAAAAAGTAAAAATTAAACAGCAAAGAATTACTAAAGATGGCCAACATCTACAACTTATCGTAGCCGATGAAACTGGAGAAAAAAAAGCAATAGCCTGGCGTTGGCATCCCTACTTTCCCCTCCCGCCAGAGGTAGACATTGCCTATAGAATTAAAGAAGACGAGTGGCAAGGCAATAACTCAATCCAATTAGAATTAGTTGGTGTCAGACTGCCATCATGA
- a CDS encoding sulfite exporter TauE/SafE family protein has product MTFIQLIILVTIFFITAFVGVVTGSNSLITVPVMLQFGIEPAVAIATNMFGLIFLSIGGVIPFLKTGFMRRKDIPLLTTLTLFGSLLGAILVLIVPPKQFPFLISLFLIAITVFSIFNSSGKNHKTYPKTVSAVSKNIAYLLTFLLGIYGGFYSGGYVTTLTACYVGFLGMTFVEAVAVTKLLNVFSSLIATVVFMVKGLIDYPLAIVLSITMFCGAYLGGKFAIKMNEIFLKKLFITVVIALAIKTFWQWLSSGGGM; this is encoded by the coding sequence TTGACCTTTATTCAGTTAATCATCCTAGTAACAATTTTTTTTATTACTGCATTTGTTGGGGTAGTAACTGGTAGCAACTCTCTTATTACTGTACCGGTAATGTTACAGTTTGGTATTGAACCAGCTGTAGCTATTGCTACCAACATGTTTGGTTTAATTTTCCTGAGTATTGGCGGTGTTATCCCTTTCCTCAAGACTGGTTTCATGAGGAGAAAGGATATCCCTTTATTAACGACTTTAACCCTGTTTGGTTCACTATTAGGTGCTATTTTAGTATTAATTGTTCCTCCGAAGCAATTTCCCTTTTTAATTTCTCTATTCCTTATTGCCATTACTGTTTTTTCCATTTTCAACTCTTCTGGCAAAAACCACAAAACATACCCCAAAACAGTTTCTGCAGTATCCAAAAACATTGCCTATTTATTAACCTTCCTTCTGGGGATATACGGAGGTTTTTACAGTGGCGGCTATGTTACCACTCTGACTGCCTGTTATGTTGGTTTTTTGGGCATGACATTTGTGGAGGCGGTGGCGGTAACTAAACTATTAAATGTCTTTTCTTCCCTCATTGCCACTGTTGTTTTTATGGTGAAAGGTTTGATAGACTACCCTCTAGCAATTGTCCTGAGCATCACCATGTTTTGTGGCGCATATCTAGGGGGTAAATTTGCCATTAAAATGAACGAAATTTTCCTCAAAAAACTTTTTATAACCGTAGTCATCGCCTTGGCTATAAAAACCTTTTGGCAATGGTTATCGTCCGGGGGTGGGATGTAA
- a CDS encoding bile acid beta-glucosidase, with product MLKVELPQIPPSAWRCEIGKQWENPYRVRYASNLDDGPNHGMPLGGFGGGCIGRGVNGEFNLWHIDGGEHIYKPLPACQFSIFEQAEAEAPKAYALSTNQPEDGSLSAWQWYPRGKGNYYALFPRSWFEYEGVFQCRFICEQFSPIWAGNYQESSYPIAIFEWTVQNPTDKDITVSIMFTWQNTVGWFTNAIKSPQVKIRDDGSPVYEYQPKWGDSTGNLNQWIQDTFRVGCLFDRVRMTEEQPQEGEGQWAIATTSNPTVEVFYHTRWNPRGDGREIWESFATDGSLPDRQDETPASPGEQIAGAIAVRFRLKAGKTRKIPFILTWDFPVTEFAQGITYYRRYTDFFGRNGRNAWSMVRAALKYYETWRERIEEWQKPVLNRPDFPDWLKMALFNELYLLTQGGTIWTAATENDPVGQFAVLECIDYRWYESLDVRLYGSFPLILLWPRLDKSVLEAFSRAIKTEDLTPRVIGYNGTTAVRKVKGATPHDLGAPNEHPWEKTNYTSYQDCNLWKDLPCDFVLQVYRDFVFTGSKDYDFLWECWPSIVETLKYLKKFDEDNDGIPENGGAPDQTFDDWCLQGISAYCGGLWIAALEAAVAIARILIANPPMNPNLQPPDYPVGIQREMDTFQQWLHQARSIYHDTLWNGEYYRLDSKSNSDVVMADQLCGQFYAQLLGIPDVVGREYVKKALAKIYDACFLKFHDGKYGIVNGVKPDGKPERENDTHPLEIWTGINFAIAAFMILNGMKEEGLKVAETVVRQIYENGLQFRTPEAITASHTFRASHYLRAMAIWVIYHVLK from the coding sequence ATGCTAAAAGTAGAATTGCCCCAGATACCCCCCAGTGCATGGCGATGTGAAATTGGGAAACAATGGGAAAATCCTTACCGGGTGCGCTACGCTAGTAACCTGGACGATGGCCCCAACCACGGCATGCCTCTGGGGGGATTTGGTGGTGGTTGTATCGGCAGGGGGGTAAACGGGGAATTTAATCTCTGGCATATAGACGGGGGTGAACATATTTATAAACCCTTGCCTGCCTGTCAGTTTAGTATTTTTGAACAGGCAGAAGCTGAAGCCCCAAAAGCATACGCTTTGAGTACAAATCAGCCGGAAGATGGGAGTTTATCCGCTTGGCAGTGGTATCCTCGGGGAAAAGGGAATTATTACGCCTTGTTTCCCCGTAGTTGGTTCGAATATGAGGGAGTATTCCAATGTCGTTTTATATGTGAACAATTCTCTCCCATTTGGGCGGGAAACTACCAAGAAAGCAGCTATCCCATTGCCATTTTTGAATGGACAGTTCAAAACCCCACGGACAAGGATATTACCGTTAGTATTATGTTTACCTGGCAAAATACTGTGGGGTGGTTTACCAATGCCATCAAATCCCCCCAGGTGAAAATCAGAGATGATGGCAGTCCAGTCTACGAGTATCAGCCAAAATGGGGGGATAGTACAGGGAATCTTAACCAGTGGATACAGGACACCTTTAGGGTGGGATGTCTTTTTGATCGTGTTAGGATGACAGAAGAACAACCTCAGGAGGGGGAAGGACAATGGGCCATAGCCACCACTAGTAACCCCACTGTGGAGGTATTCTATCACACTCGTTGGAATCCTAGGGGTGATGGCCGAGAAATATGGGAGAGTTTTGCCACGGATGGCAGTCTACCTGATCGTCAAGATGAAACCCCAGCCTCCCCAGGTGAACAAATTGCTGGGGCAATAGCAGTCAGATTCCGCCTAAAAGCAGGAAAAACCCGTAAAATTCCCTTTATTCTTACATGGGACTTTCCCGTTACCGAATTTGCCCAGGGCATTACCTATTATCGTCGTTATACAGACTTTTTCGGCAGAAACGGCCGCAATGCCTGGTCAATGGTGCGAGCCGCATTAAAATACTACGAAACCTGGCGAGAGAGAATAGAAGAGTGGCAAAAACCAGTACTAAATAGGCCAGATTTTCCAGACTGGCTGAAAATGGCACTTTTTAACGAATTATACCTGCTAACACAAGGGGGCACAATTTGGACGGCCGCCACAGAAAACGATCCAGTGGGACAATTTGCAGTGTTAGAGTGCATAGATTACCGCTGGTATGAGAGTCTGGATGTACGTTTGTATGGCTCGTTCCCACTAATTCTACTATGGCCCCGTTTGGACAAGTCAGTGTTAGAAGCCTTCAGTAGGGCCATCAAAACAGAAGACTTAACCCCCAGGGTAATAGGGTACAATGGGACAACAGCAGTGCGCAAGGTAAAAGGCGCCACCCCCCACGACTTGGGCGCACCCAACGAACACCCCTGGGAAAAAACCAACTATACCAGCTATCAAGACTGTAACCTCTGGAAGGATTTGCCCTGTGACTTTGTGCTACAAGTGTACCGAGACTTTGTCTTCACCGGCAGTAAAGACTATGACTTCTTGTGGGAATGTTGGCCAAGTATCGTAGAAACCCTAAAATACCTTAAAAAATTCGATGAGGACAATGACGGCATACCAGAAAATGGGGGTGCACCAGATCAGACCTTTGACGACTGGTGTTTACAGGGGATTAGCGCCTATTGTGGAGGCTTATGGATTGCCGCCTTGGAAGCTGCTGTAGCCATTGCTAGAATTCTTATAGCCAACCCCCCTATGAATCCCAATCTCCAACCCCCAGACTATCCCGTGGGGATTCAAAGGGAAATGGACACTTTCCAACAGTGGTTACATCAAGCTAGAAGTATCTACCACGACACCCTCTGGAATGGAGAATACTACCGTCTAGACAGTAAGAGTAACTCAGATGTGGTCATGGCAGACCAACTCTGTGGTCAATTTTATGCCCAATTACTCGGAATACCAGATGTAGTAGGGAGAGAATATGTGAAAAAAGCGCTGGCAAAAATATATGATGCCTGTTTTCTCAAATTCCATGATGGCAAATACGGCATTGTCAACGGGGTAAAGCCAGACGGCAAACCGGAAAGAGAAAATGACACCCACCCGTTGGAAATCTGGACAGGTATCAACTTTGCCATAGCTGCCTTTATGATTCTCAACGGCATGAAAGAAGAGGGATTGAAAGTAGCAGAAACAGTAGTAAGACAGATTTACGAAAACGGGCTCCAATTCCGCACCCCCGAGGCTATTACTGCTTCCCATACTTTTCGCGCCAGTCATTATTTGCGGGCTATGGCTATCTGGGTTATATACCATGTCCTAAAATGA
- a CDS encoding acyl-CoA thioesterase gives MTEKPQLSPSQGIGKEKQYTEVTEKWFEYPIVVHPHHTDYAGVVWHGVYLTWMEEARIECLRQLGIDYAQLVALGYELPVIEVNLRYHRPLRMGDRALVKTKVQDLDGVKIHWDYQITDWESSILYVSGRVTLVGIDREKGKIMRKLPTVLQEALVKL, from the coding sequence ATGACAGAAAAACCACAATTATCCCCCTCCCAGGGAATTGGAAAAGAAAAACAATACACCGAAGTCACAGAAAAATGGTTTGAATACCCCATAGTGGTCCATCCCCATCATACAGATTATGCCGGGGTAGTGTGGCATGGGGTATATCTCACCTGGATGGAGGAAGCGAGAATAGAATGTTTAAGACAGCTAGGGATTGACTATGCCCAGCTGGTGGCATTAGGATATGAACTACCCGTTATTGAAGTAAATTTGCGTTACCATCGCCCTCTGAGAATGGGGGATAGAGCATTGGTAAAAACTAAAGTCCAGGATTTAGACGGGGTAAAAATTCACTGGGATTATCAAATTACCGACTGGGAGTCTAGTATCTTATACGTCAGTGGCAGGGTAACCCTGGTGGGAATAGACAGAGAAAAAGGTAAAATAATGAGAAAACTACCCACAGTTTTACAAGAGGCGCTGGTAAAATTATAG
- a CDS encoding YtxH domain-containing protein — MSKGVTEDKHNNSFLIGFLMGGGIAAITTFLLTWSKEEQNKKIIQKTAEALPEMAGDFLSTMQENASRIQQQAKTKWQKTMTRLQVAVAAAIQASKNAENPQQPPNSHE; from the coding sequence ATGAGTAAAGGAGTAACTGAAGACAAACACAACAACTCTTTCCTTATCGGTTTTCTCATGGGAGGGGGGATTGCCGCCATTACCACTTTTTTACTAACCTGGTCTAAAGAGGAACAAAATAAAAAGATAATTCAGAAAACAGCAGAAGCCTTGCCTGAAATGGCAGGAGATTTCCTCTCCACCATGCAAGAGAATGCCAGTCGTATTCAACAACAAGCCAAAACCAAATGGCAAAAGACAATGACGCGATTACAAGTCGCCGTTGCCGCGGCAATCCAAGCCAGTAAGAATGCAGAAA